The following is a genomic window from Canis lupus baileyi chromosome 30, mCanLup2.hap1, whole genome shotgun sequence.
AAATGCACCAAAGAATCCACCTGTCTTCAAGGACAGAGGTACAGCCCTGGCTGCAAACCATTTTCTGGGTATGAATCCCACCGGTCTTCTCCATAGGGTGAAGGTGCTGACTGTAATTATCTTCTTACATCCTAACATCCTTCAGACAGTGCTCCTCAAACTTTAATGCACAAACAATTCACCTGGGGAGCTAGTTAAGATGAAGATTCCGACTTAGCAGGTTGGCTAAGTCCTGAGACGCTTCACTGCCAAAAGGCAGGTAATGCTGATGCTCCTGATCCTTGGACATTTCCAATAGCAAGATTTCCAGCAGCTTCAGTGGAAAAGGTCTAATACTTACTGATCAGGTTGGATGTGATAGGAGAGAACCTCTCTTTTGCTGTCATGTCATTTAGGCTTTTCACTTTCACGGAACGCTTTATGTAGGGATTCATAATGGAAGCAGCCATTTTAGGTTCCTTCAAGATTTGCTGAAAGTACCAAAAAATAATTTCGTAAACTCCTTAAAGCATAAATGATCCTAGCTGCCACAACATACTTCTTTCGCATGAATCACGTATTTCGTTAATTAGCACTCAAGCACTTATGAAGAGAAGTTTACAATCAAGTACTTTTCATTGCCTTTGAGAATACTTTCTACCTTTATCTcatatatttcttgaaaaaatttaaaaacactttgtaAGGTTTCTtaagtctatttttgcttttcaagagattattaaaaaattaagcagCCAAAATAGTCAATTAACTGCATATTGTTAACGTATTTAATATGGGTAATCCTCTAGATTTTCACAAACTACGAGAAGGCTAGTGATGCTAACACTCATGTGCAGACCTAAAAAGGTGCTCTGATGGCAAAGGAGGCCTCCTTGTCATGCCCTGGGAGGGGGCCTCTATGTCTCAGCCtggtcctgcccctgccctgtctCTTACAGGGCCCCGTGAGAGACCTCTGGTGTTTCCAGAGAAGCCTCAGCCATTCTGGGATGGGAGGTGGCTACCAGGAGTGACAGCATGGGTCTCTATTTTGTTAATTCATAAATGTCTGTTTTCAGTGACCCAAGGTAACTTCTGGTACCCTGTTCCCCTCTGTATCAGGCCAGAGTTCAATGAACCAATGGCTGTTTCCATCTGGGCACCTTTCGTTCAATTAAATACCCCTGGCAGTCCCTTTTCTCAGGCTCCTGGCCAGAACTGTGAGTCTAATCCAGGCTACTTGTCACATACTAGCATCTAGGGCTAAAATTTCAATTTAAGTGACTCCATAAAAACAACACTTTCCCCTAAAAATTGCTgacttacaaaaattaaaagcattctgGTGTTTGGGGAATCCAGTATTTcatgtttctagtttttttctgCTCCATCATCCAGTGGGAAAGCTTTGTAGTGGCATCTGTGTAGCATTAACACTTTCCTCTCAGTTCTAAAAAACTGCTAATTTTTTATAGAGACTTCAGGTAATTGCTTCctttctatctctctgtatctTAACCGATTTCCAGGTTTTAGTCAAACCCCATTCTAAGAACCACAACCCAGGTCACGCTCTCTACTGTGAACACTGCTGTTCACGTTTAAAATGGGCATAAATGACAAGAGCGGGCAGTAAGTATCAGCTCCAAAAGAGCTGTGTGTGAGCCTGCCTGCTCTGTGTGGATCATGCCAACTAAGACCGCAAGCATCATCTGCAGACATAAAGGAATACAGAGCTAATGTTATCCACTAGGACAAAAGTTCTGATAAAAAAGCTtacaatgaaaaatgaacaagtaTCATCCTATGTGACTAGCCTGTGAGGGTTTTCTCTTCTGAACAGtaagataaaaaaatctttagaaataagtggattaaaaatacaagaacttCTGAAAGCATAATACCAAAAAAGAGCAAAACTTTCTTGGGAGAGGGTATAGACTCCACCTTCAATCTAGAACTCAAAGAGGAgaatttcaggatgcctgggtggctcaatggttgagcgtctgccttcggctcagggtgtgatccttaagtcctaggattaagtcccacatcaggcttcctgcgtggagcctgcttctccctctgcctgtatctctgcctctctctctgtgtctctcatgaataaataaaatctttgggaaaaaaaaaagagagagagaatttctgcTGTAAACAAAATGGGCAGGAACCTGTTAACTAGAAAATGGAGTTAAAATTACAGCAGATTTTCCCCTTTAAGTTACATAGTAGACTTCGGttaattcaattattttactctttatgttaaaaaaaatgttaaaatggacTCCCTTGTAAGCTTCATTATCTTTATCAGTTCTCTATTATCATTACAGAGCCCATATGACTTTCCTAATTTTGCTGCCCAGCATGCTGTGCTTGGTCATTTTCCTCTCACATCttgggaataaaataaaaattgaaactgAGGAAAGgcttcaaaaggaaaagaaattcctAGTAAGGCACGTTATAATACAttctaaaaactattttgaaaataccTGAAATACAAACACAGATTTTCAAAGGTGACTTCTATTTCTCCTCTAAGCCCCAAGTCTTGGTTCCTAATATTAATATCCTGGTATGTATCTGCCTGTACCTACCACACAATAGGTTCAAAATATTAATACCCACTACTATCACTATCAACATGATTtcgggttttttctttttttatagttcaTTTTCTCTCAGGATATGTCTCATTAGGGCTACACGgccaaataaccaaaacaaaaaacatatgatcGAAATTTAGTAAGTAATGAACAAAAAACTACTTACTGCTACTCTCAACAATTCCTTTTCTACTTGTTCCAGTTTATTCTGTTTCGATGCAGCAGAATAAAGGGCAGTGGCATAGCGACCTTCGATACCATATATCTGAACAGGtggctttaaaaaatggatggagtagagaaggaagaggaaaggaaaatcagTTAAGACAATATCATACTGCCAACAGAAggatttaacatttatattaaaaaatgacatcATTTATAGCACACAACCCTTTAAAGATGTCATCGAAGAGCTATTTTGAATGGCAATTCTCCAATAAACCAGAGCTGTTTCCATGGCCAGGTCACTCAATCTTTGAACTTCCAATTTTTCATCTTAAAAGTGCTGAGGACACAGGGTGTCCCTTTCAGCTCTAACTATAAGTCAATTACCTTAATTCTGAGATGAACTCATGCTTCCTTTGAACTCCATAACTAATCAGTTCCAAGTACTGGAGATTTTAAACACTGATAGAAGGCAGTTTTGTACGTTAGAGCCAAGAAAACAGGTATTAATGAAACATATACAAGTATATCTTTATACATTTCACAGTAACATTATAAATtactcctggggtgcctgggtggttcaggcagtttagcgtctgcccttggctcaggtcatgatgagaCCCACGTCAtatggctctctgctcagtagggactctgcttctccccctccaccacccaccctctgcttgtgcatgccctctgtttcaaataaaatctttagaaaaatatttatttattgataagagacacagagagagaggcagaggcacaagcagagggagaaggaggttccccaaagagagcccgatacgggactcgatccctggaccccaggatcaagccctgagccacaggcagatgctcaatcgctgaggcacccaggcgtcccatgaatgaaatcttgaaaaaaaaaaaaaaaaaattcccttacaGTGCCTTCTCATCAATGTTCAGTTTAATAGAGCTCTAACAACTTAAGTAAGTGCCTGGTCCTtgaattatttttcacaaaaaacTACAGGCTTTTTCCTATATATGACTACAACATGCTTGGTGGTGCTATACGGTCATAGTGAGAAAGCTAAGGCCTGGAATGAGAAAGATTTAGTCCAGCTCTAAGACCAGGCTGAGTAACACTGGGCAAGTTTTCCAGAGTCGGCTTCCGCTTTTGTAAATGGGAAGGCCAGCTACTTTCCAGCACTGTAATGGGGTTTGAGAAGTTCTCAGAGGAatgcatggatggctcagtggttgagcatccacctttggctcaggtcctgggatcgagtcctgtcctgcatcaggctccttctccctctgcctgtgtctctgcctctctttctgtgtgtctcatgaataaataaatacaatctttaaaaaaaaaaaaaaggaaattctcatAAACGTTATGCATGGGCCTGCCGCACATCCCACATTCAACGTATTCCATTCCCTGCCCTCATGCACACATCACCTTTTGGAAACCACAGATCACGCAGAAAGGTTTAGGTGGCACTTATACAAACATCTATGCCCTACTGTATTGCCGTTGGACTCACACATGTTCATCTACTCCACAATTAATTAGAAAAGGGGACATACCCTCACGAGCTTGGAAAACGGCCTGACCACAGATGTGCTAAAGCACCGCACctttaaaacagtaataaaacatttcaaacgATTAGTTTCCGAGTATCATCACACAGATTACCATGAGCTGCTATTTATCCCCTAGGGgtaaagtcccccccccccccaattgaGATTCATCCCTAGTTGCCTGGGAAATAGGCTTTCCCACCAACTCCCCAGTTTTGCTAGAAACAGGCTGAGGCTAGCACACGTCAGtgtaagagagaaaacacaaatttggctgaaatacagttttcaaaaaaaaaccccaagatgatgatgattatttgCATTTATATCGCCACccgtgtattattattatttgcatttatatttccACCCGTGAGGAaggattttagtttaaaaaaaaaaaaaaagggaggctTCCAGTCGTGATGTGCAAGAGATACACCTTCTTAGAAACCAAATGATATAGGAAAACGGAGACTGATCCTCTGAGCATTGCAGCCGTCTGACGTGAGCCCAAGCCCTAGTTCTCAGACACGGGATCTGGCCTCCCGAGGAACCGAGCTGGAGCTCGTTTAAATAGCATCTGCAAGGGCACAGGTCACCTTAACATAGTATCTCAAATCTGCAGCGTTATTACACCAAAACTGGCTGCGGGGATCCAAATACTTCATCACGCATGAACACTCAGCCAAGCGGCGAGGCGTCGTGCCATGCACCGTGCTGCCTTGTAGCCTAAACAGCACGGCTTTCCCTTCCCACTCCATCTTCCGTGTGACTCTGCGGGCTCGAATCTCAGCTCTGTGCACCCCTTACTGGCTGGGCGGCCAAGGCCGAGTCACTTAAACGCTTCCGTCTCTTTCTCTTTGCACAAAGGTGAAAAATGGGCTTTGCAAATAATCCTGAAGCGTTACTGGTGGGCCCCTGAGAGGTTTAGGCACAACGACAGAGTTAAAGGACTGGGGGCGTGGGGCGTGTCCTTTCCTCGGCGTCCGGggcaggccccccgcccccgcgttGCTCCTCAAGCTCAGCGGCGTCCCGAGGCTGTGCTCCGGGCTCCCCAAGGTCAGGCGCGCgtccccctgcgccccccgcccgcaGGGCGCCGGCAGGGCCGCTCGCCCCCACTCGCCGGGCCCCACGACGCCGACGGCGGCCACGCTGTCCCAGCTGCGGCCTCGCCCCGCGGCTCCTAGGGCTCTGGCACATTCCGCCCTAAGAGGGATCCTCTCGCTAGTTTTCAGGACCTCCGTCCTCTCTCACCTGCCGGGACAGCCCGGACACCGCTGGGGCGGCCATCTTCTCCGGGGGGCTGTAGGTCAAACCCGCGTCAGAGAGACTCAAGGGCGCACGCGTGCGTCAGCGTAGCCGCTCGGCCCTCTGGGAAATGTAGGCGCAGGTGGTCAGGCCGCATGCGCAGGGGTCGCCGTCAGGCTGGGAGTTGTGGTTCTTAGAAACAAGTGTTAAAAGAGTTGGACCCGCTGAGCTAGCGAGCTCGGACAGCGCCTTAAGTTGAAATCCTTGTTACCACGTAATCCTTACTGTACGGTGGATTTGTTGTCCCTCGTTTTCAAATTTCCATCTAGACAAATAGATAAGTTagataaatatttccattttcaatttccatttaggggcagccccggtggcgcagcggtttggcgccgcctgcagcctggggtgtgatcctggagaccgtggatcgagtcccacatcgggctcccagcgtggagccttcttctccctctgcctgtgtctctgcctctctctctctctctctgtctatgaataaatagataaaataaataaattaccatttagataaatagataaattagataaatatttccatttagataaataaatagttccattttaaatttccatttagaTAAGTAGataaattagataaatattttcattagataaatagataaataagttgCATTTATTCCCCAATGCACTGCAGCTCCTTGGATATGGCCATAATAGTGGTTTGTGATTACTTGAGTTTTGGGGTTTATTTAATGGTTGATTTACATGGTAGTTTATTTAATGCAATTATTTGAATTTTAGGGTTTATTTAAACCACatatatagtttcattttttatgttgaGTCTCAGGACAGCTCTGAGACGTAGGTAGTCTGGtactacccccccaccccccacccccgcatatGTCCCATTTCACATTGATGACTAGCATCATTAGGATCTTTTATCCCTTCTTTCCTCCGCGTCCAAAGGATGTATCAAGCTCAGTTCTTCCCTCTGCATAAAAGGAAAGGAGCTGTAGGGCTCCAGCTGCAACTCTTCCTGCTCAGTGCCTGCCTGGGCGGTGACAGCTCCtacctccaccccctccacccctccaccccctccacccccccacccccatctcaccACCAACTCGTTGGTCTGTAAGGGGATATGAGGTTCCCGGTGCCTGAATTCTTGATTCTGGGTAGAGCACAGTGGTTATCCGAGGTTATCTTGGGGTTTGAGCAAGTGTGACATTGAAACTGAAAACCCAACACTAGCCTTGGCCAGTTTCTCTGCATTCACAAAAACAAGCGATTTTCAGCCTATTTCACCCTAAATGGAGCTTactcttattttcctcttctgtacaGTAGAGAACTGGCGAGCAGAGCACGGGTGGGTCGGAGTTCCCTGGTTGAAATTAAGGGGTCCCGCGGtcaattaagttttttttttcctgttcagaTCCGTTACAGGAACACAGATTAATATTCATTAGTTTACCCTTGTAAAGAGCAGTTTTCTCCCCATACATAATACTTGTAAGAATGCAGAAAAGTGCAGGGAATATAATTACTGTCTTTTTCATCACTCAGAGGCAGCTGTTGTCAATATTTGAGTGTCAGCATTTGAGCAGTTTTTTTCAGTATTATAATGGGTATTATAATAATACCTGCCTTATAGattattaggaaaataaagatgttatATGTATATGAAGTATTTAGAGCAATTGCCTGGCACAGTGGCACTCAGTGTTAGTTCCTTATTTTGCATTTGTTGTTGTTACATATATggattataatttatatacaatttagtttcttgcctttttccttaatacaagaggaaaaagaaattatatgtgATTTATGAATGTGTGCTTACAATATAATATAGGAATATTTCAAAGTTCTATAATTTTCATAAGCATATTAATGGCTGCAGAATAACCCATCAAGTGAATATTCTGTATCTTAATTATTCATCTGAACATAATTCAGATGGTCtccaggtgggttttttttttcccattttaaacaATACTGCATCTCCTGAGCATCttaaatacaaactttttttttttcatacttagAATAACATCCAAGTAGATTTCCAGAAGCAACACAACTTAGTGAGAGGACATATACTTTAGAAGCTCTTGCTGCATGAAGTTaggctgctttttaaaagattaaaccTATTTACACTTTCACTAGCAGAGCATATAAACCCATGTTTCACGTCACTATGCATACTATTTTCAGAGGCTATTTTCAAATTAGCTTAATGGAAAGTATATCCATTATGcaatgaatataaatttattgagtacctattatgtgcaGGCAGCTCTTCTATGGCCTGAAGATACAGTAGGGTACAAGACAAAGTGCTTGCCTTCGTACACCTTACATTTTATGTGAAATCAAACCACAAAACCCATGATTTCTAATATGTGGATGTTAATAGATATAATGTGAATTGAAAGTTCTGGGGCCAAATACACTTGGAAATTTCTAGATTCTTTACTGTATTGATCATAATAAGTAACCTGTAAAGTTGCATAACACCATGGAGATATGCTCTACGGTCTTTGCATTTATCCCCGATGCATTCCAGCTCCTTGGATAAGGCAATAATGGTTTGTGATTACTTGAGTTTTGGAGTTTATTTAATGGTTAATTTATTTGATAGTTTACTTAATGCAATTATTTGAGTTTTAGGGTTTATTTAAAccacatatataatttcatttttatattgagtCTCAGGACAGTTCTGAGACATAGGTAGTCTGGTACTCCCCCCCACCCGCTTTGCAGGTGCGGAGACTTCTCAGGTCCTGTTTAGACAGCTCATTTAGGAAATGGCAGTTCTGGGGCTCTGGATGTATTTCTGAGCATGGGATTTTGATGCCAGTGTATACTGCTTACATCTTGGTGATTTGGACTATGATTTGTATAATGGGAGAAACACAGAAGAAGCCCTGAAGCCTGATGTCTTTGCATTTAAACCTCCCTTCCACCTGCTCTTGGATTGGTGGACATCTGCTGGACTCTCACCACAGGCAAAACACTGCAGTGCAGGCCAGGGTCCCAGAGGCAAACCCCCACGAACAAGCAGCTGGCAGCAGTTTCCCATCTGTATGACTGCCGTACTTTCTCCTACACAAGAACagagaagttggaaaaaaaaaaatttattccatagaagaagagaaaagacttagcatattgctttctctctgtataaccttaaattgtttaaaaattgttaatttaggggtagcctgggtggctcagcggtttagcatcacctttagcccagggcctgatcccggggacctgggaacaagtcccatgtcaggctccctgcatggagcctgcttctccctctgcctgtgtcctgcttctctctcatgtgtctctctgtgtctctcatgaatgaataaataaataaaatcttttaaaaaattgttaatctAGGTGTGGCCAGTAGAGTCAAAGGGACGTGCCACAGGCTGTCAGCGCGGGCCACAGTAGTAGCAAAACCCAAACGTCAAATCtcgactttttaattttattctttcaattccAAACAAATACTtttcacagttttattttctctacaaAGGCACCATGTGTTGGCATGGAAAACAGCAGCATGGTGTCATGAGACCCTCAACTgcatgttttaataaataaagtgaCTTTCTCCTTGACCCAGCAACTCAGAAATCTCAATGTTCACCatactcactttaaaaaaaatattttaaaaaatatttaaagtttttaaataaattttagttaacatatagtgtaatattaatttcagaggtagaatttagtgattcatcacttacatacaacacccagtgctcattatatcacatgtcctccttaatgcccttcacccagttaccccatccccccaatacctcccctccagtgaccctcagtttgtttcctcgagttaagagtctcttatggtttgcctccccaccccttctctttttcctttcccctatgttcatctgttttgtttcacttcaaaacagaggaaaaaaaaggaaacaaatgtctTCTCATAAAAGAATGGTTTTAAAAGTgcaatattatgcagccattacaatgaaattaaaaaaaatacttaacaacatagaaaaatatttgatgacaCTGAGGAAAAAATTTACAAactacattttgtatttttctataatgAACATGTGTCGCTAccataatcaggaaaaaaaaaagagatgccatGATCCTGTCACTTACCTATGTGCCTCATTAAGAAGAGATACACCTGTCCTAGTTTCTGATAACATTCAGCCTCTGACATGAAGAGGAATGACTTGAAGTTGACACGTTCCATGAAGGACCAGCTTCCAAAGTTGGACCAAAGCACTTCCGAGATGTCTTTCCAAGTTTGGCTTCAGCCTTGACTCCACCAGCCTCAGGACATTTTTCTTTAGCTTTGCAGAATACATACTGAGGATGGTATCTTCAGAACAAGTGATGGTAATAAGATTTTCCCTACATGTTTTGTTACATTGAACGGACCTGGGAAATATTTGCATTATTcgtgtctttttttctcttgggctGAATTCTGcatcaattttctctttctttttgttttcttctctggtgAATTTATTTTGAGAATCATGCACGGATCCCTAATAGCAGTCCAGCGCCCTGTACTTGCTCAGGGCTGCAGGCTGGCAGCTCCACTTCAGAACTTCATACGTAGTCTACCTTTCTATTTAAACCTAAGAACAGGAAAATGACTTTGGCAGCTTTCTAACACAGGTCTATGGCATTTCCcccattggcaaattgaactccaataaaaaaaaatacaattaaaaaaataaaggggggcTTTAGGGAGGCCCTGGTAATCAGCAGGAGGCCCCTGAGCTGGAATGGATCGGGCTTTGAACAGGAAAAGATGTTGAGGAAAACACAATGGGATTCCAGGTACTGTGACCATACAACTTTACCTGTTTATCTTTAGGGTTTGGGGCATCTgctgcagagggaaagaggaacgAGCAAATAAAACACAGTAAAAAAAGGCTTGGTGGCTTTTCTGGAGTCCTTGGAGAAAGCTGTGttgggggtggtctgcagcattGACCATCAGGATCTGAAGGTGACAGAGGGAGGACCGGCTTTGGGGGAACTGGTACCCCATGCTGGGCACtggcctcttccttccccttcctctcaaGGCCTGTGGGTCACACCACCTTCAATCGGTCACCAACTCAGCATTCAAGGTCACTGCTCTGGCTTAACCTAGTCCAGGTTTCTGAAGAATCATCCCGACACTGGGGGGAGCCATCTCCTCACGTTGCAGACCCAGCCTCTGGCCTCAATCAATTTCTTTCTAGAGCTTTCCCTGTTCAAACCTCAGTGTGAGGAGCTCAGCAAGCAGGAATCAGGGTATTGTGAGACTGACCAACAAAACAGTCCCTGAGCGATGCTCTCATGCAGGCTGTGCGTGTTTCTGGGTCAGGCAGGTACAGTCTCCTGTTCCCACTGCCCAACATCAGGGCAGAAGCTCGCCCCTCCAATGTCCCTTCAGCTCCTCACCCGGCCCCCTGGGCCCTCGCACTTTCTGCAGCAACAATCAGCTCTCAGGACGTAATGGTAAACAAGAAAGCATTGAACACCAtttacttaaaaagaagaaaaaaagagcatgtaTATTTGGTGCAAATAAAAATGTGAGCACACTAAAGGCTTTGTAGAGTTTGGTGTGAAACAGGAAAGTatacggtaaaaaaaaaaaaaaggaaggggaggaattatacatttttttctttgcacaagTATTTGGCTGTAGTAAAAGTGAAAGTAAAAGTCAGGGcgaggaatgcaggcagcctggaAGGGACTTGCTCCCAGAAAGTGGGGACCCTGGCACCGGTACGTAGGGTTCAGTAGGGTTCTGAACCACGCAGGGAAGAGACGTGATCTTCCTGGATCCCACAGTGGGATGAACTTCCCAAGATTGTTGATAAAACGTGGTGCCAGAGCAGTCATTTGTTGTTTTAACCAGTGAAGAAGCACCCAGAGAGGAATGGCTGCTTTGAGGTTCCTGGTTAAGTGAGGCTGGGGCTCTGTTTGGGGTCATGCAGTTTGGTGccaagaaagcagagaagaaCACAGGGAGCCCGGTGGCCACAGCTGACCCCATGGGGCTGGGAACCACACAGTTGAGGTGATTTGAGTATAAAGGAAGCTTTTTCTACCTCCAGGTTTAAAGGTAGCCATGGTTTCTATAGCAAATGAATTAGTGTGACCCTGAGAATGGCACCTGTGACTCAGGAGTGGTAAGGAATCCTGAAGATTTTCATTTGCTGAGTACCtcccttgggggtgggggtggggggcagatgggGCTGGTGACATATTTCTGTGGATTTTGATCCTAAGCATAGGATTGTGAGGCTGGATAAAAGCATTACCTATTTTGAGTTTTTTAGGAAATAAGGGAGTTAGGAGTGGGCTGGCCTTTGGAGACTGACATCAAGTCTGCAGGAAAACCGAGGAGTCCAGATCATCTATATTGTATGGCTTAAAATGGGATAGAGGACCATctcctaattcattcattcatacgaGCATTAATTCATTTAGCAACCATCCACTGTGTGCTAGAGATCATGACAGATGCTGTAGGGAATGAGGGTAACCAAGACAGATCCTGCCTTCGAGGGTGTGTTGCCAATTCCCTTTGAATcgtttttaactttaaaaaatcacctttCCTTTGTTATACTCCAGAAGAACCTGGTATGAGCGTTTGTCTAAAAATCAAAAGCACTAAATTGCACATAATTTTATAAACTCTGGGCTTTCTTTAATCTTTGAGTCTTTCCAAGCCCCAAAGAGACAGCAAGCTCCTCCTGTCATATCTTGGCAACTAATTGAAGcaatgaaagggaaagaaatgataaaaataaatcattccaGTTGGCGGAGCATTGCTGTGTGGTTCTCCAAACAGTTGTTCATCAGAAATGAAATTGGTACCATCTTGATGGTACTGGATCACATTGGTCCCCTTGTGATGATGACAATAATACCTGTTCTTTCCTCCTGTGAGGTGTGACAATGCTGTGCACCCTGGAATCGACCGAGTTTATATAATCCAGATCTACTGACATTCTTGAGGCATGGAAATTTTCCTCTTTTGTGTTTTAACTCCAGAAGTTTCTCGAGAACATTCTAGAAGTAGACTTGTGGGCAGTAGCCATCACTTCTGGCTCCTGATTCAAATCAActgtggaacttaaaaaaatacagataaatactAAAGACATGAATTAGAATCTAcatgtatatttcatttttaattaattgctGAGCTTGAACGTTCAATGATTGGGTAGGGATGAAATAAATCATAGCATAGCTATGATGGAATACTATACTGCCATCTAAAGTTATGGTGAGGAAGAATTTCCTGAGttgagaaaatattcataatgcattgttaagttaaaaaaagcaAGCTCAAAAGAGTATTAGGTGTACAACAGGATGATATTTTTGCTAAACCATCCTGTGTTTGTATGCATCCTACAGAAGATCAGAGGGAACAATGCAAATATGTTGAGGGTGGTAACCTCTGAGTGgtgatttttgtttgtcttttcctttgctttccttgTTTTCTAAGTGTTAAGCATCAGTCATATATTACTTTTACACTGAGgaaaaactcaataaatgttgatggTTCCCTCTTCAAGAACAACATGATGAAAAGGAGCAAAGAAGTTAGATACACTGcttcatctgtccatccatgcATCCGTCCGATCCAtcacccacccatctatccatccatccatccatccatccatccaacatccattcatccatcatccatccatgtatctatccatcatctattcatccatcatccatccatccatgcatccatttatccatctatccatccatccatccatccatcacccattcatctatcatcaatccatccatgcatgcatgcatccatccatgcAGCCATTCATCACCCATCcatcatctattcatccatcatctatctatccatccatgcatccatccatcatgCATTCATCTatcatccatgc
Proteins encoded in this region:
- the ATP5PO gene encoding ATP synthase subunit O, mitochondrial — encoded protein: MAAPAVSGLSRQVRCFSTSVVRPFSKLVRPPVQIYGIEGRYATALYSAASKQNKLEQVEKELLRVAQILKEPKMAASIMNPYIKRSVKVKSLNDMTAKERFSPITSNLINLLAENGRLNNTPGVISAFSTMMSVHRGEVPCTVTTASPLDEATLTELKTVLKSFLSKGQVLKLEVKVDPSIMGGMIVRIGEKYADMSARTKIQKLSRAMREVF